From the Cryptomeria japonica chromosome 2, Sugi_1.0, whole genome shotgun sequence genome, one window contains:
- the LOC131061508 gene encoding bark storage protein A → MSMIPTSFFVMGIASFFFKVIHILLLTNLSMAVPASVNRAAALEINKAGPYIGLIMADQTEEQTLLAAGVFLPCAINPWLDFSGRRFNIGSINGQKIIYVRCGQRRLNAGVTTQMLIDLFDIAGVVHYGTAGNANNSLSIGDVSVPKYIAYTGSWKWTKFGTKMVGDQLGYLHFGNYDVPVGNKTNLLSNIVFQPEEFFSENSEMQEIFWLEATRKWFYTASKLEGLKLEGCVNSTFCLPEPPKVVVGLNASSADIFVDNAAFRGFLFNHFQVASVDEESAAIAMICQSSNLPVIVFRGLSDLAGGDKENVSSMFSSLAAKNALTAAIAFLSLLQHATEGGGVPNALQLVDT, encoded by the exons ATGTCCATGATACCCACCTCCTTCTTTGTCATGGGGATCGCCTCCTTCTTCTTCAAGGTCATACACATACTGCTCTTAACAAATCTGTCAATGGCTGTTCCTGCCAGTGTTAACAGAGCCGCTGCCCTTGAAATAAACAAGGCAGGCCCTTACATAGGCCTAATCATGGCCGATCAAACGGAGGAACAGACGCTTCTTGCTGCAGGGGTTTTCCTGCCCTGTGCTATAAATCCATGGCTCGATTTCTCCG GTCGGAGGTTCAACATTGGAAGCATCAATGGCCAGAAAATTATATACGTCAGATGTGGTCAGCGCAGG TTGAATGCAGGTGTGACCACTCAAATGCTGATAGACCTGTTCGACATAGCTGGTGTTGTGCACTATGGAACAGCAGGCAATGCAAATAATTCTCTTTCTATTGGAGATGTCAGCGTTCCCAAGTATATTGCCTACACAGGCTCGTGGAAGTGGACG AAATTTGGCACCAAAATGGTAGGAGACCAGCTTGGGTATCTGCATTTTGGAAACTATGATGTACCTGTGGGAAACAAAACAAATCTGCTGAGCAATATAGTTTTTCAGCCTGAAGAGTTTTTCTCCGAAAACAGTGAAATGCAGGAAATCTTTTGGCTGGAAGCAACCCGAAAATGGTTCTACACTGCCAGCAAACTTGAG GGACTAAAACTGGAGGGATGTGTTAACAGTACATTCTGCCTTCCTGAACCCCCAAAAGTAGTGGTGGGACTGAATGCTTCCAGTGCAGATATCTTTGTTGATAATGCCGCATTTAGAGGTTTCTTGTTCAATCACTTTCAAGTGGCCTCTGTAGATGAAGAGAGTGCAGCCATAGCAATG ATCTGCCAATCAAGCAATTTGCCAGTAATTGTGTTCAGAGGCTTATCTGATTTGGCTGGAGGTGACAAGGAAAACGTTTCATCTATGTTCAGTTCTTTGGCTGCTAAAAATGCCCTAACAGCTGCAATTGCTTTCTTATCCCTGTTACAACATGCCACAGAAGGTGGAGGAGTTCCAAATGCATTGCAACTTGTTGACACCTGA